A window of Desulfovibrio sp. UIB00 genomic DNA:
CGGCCAGTACGCTGGAATATGTGCTGGGCCTGTTCAACCGGCGCAAGCTTGTGATGATCATTTCTGACCACGGTGAAGAAATCAGCGAGGCCATTTTGGTGACAGAGCGCTTTGGCGCTACGCTTGTACGCGGCAAGGGGGCCTATTCCGGCTCCGACCGCGAAATTCTGCTCACCGTCACCAACAATGTGGCGCTCAAGCGGCTGGAGAATCTGGTGTTCAGCATTGATCCGCGCGCTCTGTTCATTGTGGAAAACACGTTCTATGTGTCGGGCGGGCAGTTTGCCCGCAGAAGCCGTTGACGGCGGAGGCCCCATGAACCCTGAAGCCACGGAATTTCCTGAATCTGACGAGCCGTCGGGGGCCTTGCTGGCCATCAGGGCCAAGAGCATTCTGACCCTTGGCGGCGAAGGCCCGGCACGGGCCGCCCGCCTTTTTGCCCCGCTGAAAAAGATCGATAACGGCGTGCTGCTGGTGCGTAGCGGGCTGGTGGAGGATGTTTTGCCGTGGTCGCAGGCAAAACTGCCCGCAGGTACGCTGGTGCGCGACGTGGGCGCTGTTTGTCTTGCGCCTGCCTGCGTCAACGCGCACACGCATCTGGAACTTTCGCATCTGGCGGAGAAAACCCGCTGGGGGCGTGGCTTCACCGCCTGGCTGCAAAGCCTTATTCCCCTGCTGGGCGCTGCCCCGCAGGCGGATGCCGTGGAAAGCGCCTGCGCCGCGCTGGCCCTGTACGGCACGCTGTATGTGGGCAACATCACTGGATCCCTGCCCGGCGGCACGGTTCTGGCCGATGCGGCCTGCAATGAGGCGGGGCTGACCGCAAGCCATTTTTGCGAATGGTTTGGCTTTGGCGCGCCCTTTGCCGATGGTGAACGCCCCTGGCCGCCGCGTTGCCGTCAGGCTCTGGCTGATGATCCATTTCTCATGGCCCGTTGCGCTCCCGGCGGGCATGCCCTGTATTCCACCGGGCCGGAAATCCTCAGCGCCGCGCGGCAGGACTGCTCCCGCATGGGGCGCGTGTTTTCCTTCCACCTTGCGGAATCGCCCGAAGAAACCCAGTTGCTCACATCGGGCAGCGGGCCTTTGCGCGATCTGTACGCCGGGGGAGTGCTGCCGCCAGACTGGTCTGCGCCGGGTTTGCGCCCGCTGGCCTATGCGGTGAAGCTGGGTCTGCTCGGCCCCGGTACTCTGGCCGTGCACGGCGTACAGCTTGATGCGCAGGAAGTGGAAGTGCTGGCAGCCAGCGGCGCGGCCCTGTGCCTGTGCCCGCGCTCGAACCGCAATCTTGGCGTAGGGGTGCCGCCTGTGCGCGAACTTATGGAAAGCGGCGCGCTGTTGTGCCTTGGCACGGACGGGCTGACCTCCAACCGCGATCTGGATGTGCGCAAAGAGGCGGTGTGGCTGCGCGAAACAATGGACGTGCCGCCGGAAGCTCTGGTGCGCATGCTGACGGTTAACGGCGCTGCCGCCCTGAATCTTCTGGGCTGTGGGGCAGGGCGGCTGGAAAAGGGCGGGCCTGCAGATTTTTGTGTACTGCCAGAAAACCTGACCTACTAGCCATCCACGAGCCAGCAGCGCCCGGCAAGGGTCGCGAACAGCTTTCATGCCTCTGAAGGCAGCTGCAAATGCCTTGAAATTATTCTCGATTACCTGTGTTTGTGTTTGGCGCATAAAGTCCTTGTCAGGGTAATTTGTTGCTGGCAGTATTCGCCCAGCAGACTGACGCCGTTACGGCATGTATCGCCAGCCTGCCGGGTGCGCCGCCAGGGGGTATTTGCGGCTTATCCGGGTTTGGGGATGCCGACCGCGTTATTACTGCAAGCGGCTTGCCGCTTTTTCTTAACCTGCGCCAAGAAGGACAACATGACCGAGGAAGTTTTGGATTGGAAGGAAGCCATTGCCAGGGTGCTCAACAAGCGTGACATGTATGTCAAGCTGCTTGCCAAGTTTATCGAGACAGAGCGCGACACCCCGTCAAAGGTGGCTCAGGCCCTGAAGAGCGGCAACAAGGAAGAAGCCCGTAACCTTGTGCACAGCACCAAGGGAGCAGCCGCCAACCTGGGGGCCAAGGCGCTGGCCGCCGCTGCGCTTGAGCTTGAAATGGCCGTCAAGGCCGGGGCGGATACCGACCGCGCCATGAGCCATTTTTCTGCCGCGCACATGGACACGCTTGTGACCATGCACGCCTTTATGACGCAGTAGGCTGACTTTGCTGAAAAAGTTGAGCCCCTCCGCTGGAATGTCCGGCAGAGGGGCTTTTTTTATGGCAGCAGGTGTGCGCGGGCCTGTTTCTGGCCGGTGATCCCTGCAATTTTGAAGTACTACGAGAGGGGCAGGTTGGATGCGCTTATGCAAAAAGCCCTCACCCCCGCAAAATATTTTAATGCCAGTCTGTCACAACCCTAGGGGCAGAAGCATTCGTGCGTTTCGTCCATGAACTGCTCAAGCTTTGCCACCGCCTTGCGCAGTTCGTTCTCAACCTCTGGTGTTTCTCCGGCGTGTCGCGAAAGGCTGGCAGGGAGACGCTCATGGCGCAGTC
This region includes:
- a CDS encoding amidohydrolase family protein — encoded protein: MNPEATEFPESDEPSGALLAIRAKSILTLGGEGPARAARLFAPLKKIDNGVLLVRSGLVEDVLPWSQAKLPAGTLVRDVGAVCLAPACVNAHTHLELSHLAEKTRWGRGFTAWLQSLIPLLGAAPQADAVESACAALALYGTLYVGNITGSLPGGTVLADAACNEAGLTASHFCEWFGFGAPFADGERPWPPRCRQALADDPFLMARCAPGGHALYSTGPEILSAARQDCSRMGRVFSFHLAESPEETQLLTSGSGPLRDLYAGGVLPPDWSAPGLRPLAYAVKLGLLGPGTLAVHGVQLDAQEVEVLAASGAALCLCPRSNRNLGVGVPPVRELMESGALLCLGTDGLTSNRDLDVRKEAVWLRETMDVPPEALVRMLTVNGAAALNLLGCGAGRLEKGGPADFCVLPENLTY
- a CDS encoding Hpt domain-containing protein; the protein is MTEEVLDWKEAIARVLNKRDMYVKLLAKFIETERDTPSKVAQALKSGNKEEARNLVHSTKGAAANLGAKALAAAALELEMAVKAGADTDRAMSHFSAAHMDTLVTMHAFMTQ